acgttcatttaaacacatttcatcGCACCCAACATCAGTAAATATGCACTCTGGATGCGCCTTTGTGTCTGAGTGGTCTTAAACCTGCTGCGTAATAAGCATGGAGGACTGTTTAGGTCAACAGAGGTCATCAGCTTCATTGTACCAACCAAACCCAACATGAATCCGTAGTATCTGAATGCCAGCCACAGCACAATGTAGGTCAAGACTGGAGCAATAATGATGCCTAGAGAACATTAATTAATGCGAACCAAGAGAAATATTAGCTGttatgaaaaacacacagaaagcacAGAATAGTTGCATTTTCAGAAAGtatttgatgtgatttttgaCTCGCTGAGATCAGATTCAATAGAGGGGATGTGAGATAGACAGCAGCACCAACACGTTGTCATTTCACCACCATTTTATACCAACATGGAGTAAAAACAGAAGATGGAGAGGCCAGGGAGAGCAGGTTCCACGTTTGTCCGCTTGGTGTCGCCAGAGATCCACCTCTAGGGACAAATGCGTGTTTCCTTCCTGTGCGCAATACCCGGCTTCGCCTGCAGAGGGCGCCATCACGCACGTGTTTCAGCCTGTTTGGAAGATTTCAGACTccaggaagggggggggggggttgtatAAGGATGTTTACATTAGGAAATAAAGTGGTTGTTGAAAGTTTAggtgttggtgttttttgtgtttcttatgAAAAATTTGGACATATTCTCCACACAGCTTTGAAATGATCTGCCCAGTACAAGTAAAAGGCCACTCTGGCTTTAGATTCACGTCCCGGGACCGTTCTTTTTCGCTGTGCTGTTTTCCACACGTTCAGCTCTTGTGAAATAATTTCTTGATTTGCTTGATtgtgctctctgctgctgctggtggtgatGAAGCTGCTGCAGTGGCCCACTTTCCCCGCAGGGCTCATTAAAGCCTCCTGTGATCCGTCTCTGCTGCCTGCGTGACCACAGAGGCCACCTTGAGGGGAAACACCCTGAGTGTGAAATGTAAAGTGACAAAAGTCTTGCTGTGAAATAGAGTTAGGCTATAATAATCCTGTGATTCATTTCAAAAGTCGCATCAGTGCCACAGCAAAACTCCCTATCCGAATAATTATGAGACTAAATAGGAACACGAGATAAGACATAATTAACACCTCACTACGGAGAGTCGTGGACTTATGGTCCCTGTAGGAATATCACAGCAATAATGACGCTGGAAGGAAAACATGAGCTGTATAGAGCAGAGGAAATACTTTGGCAAGCATGCTGAGGCATAGTAACTGCAAAGTAAGATGAATTAGTGGAAAAAGAGTGAAATGGCAGAGTGCTCCCTCTATCGTTTCATGAGATTGTTGGCTTTCTGGTTGGCAGCATCGATGCGGGACACATTGAGAATAGCCTGCAGAGAGATAAGACAGAAATGCTGATAAGAACCTCTCTGTTAATCTTTCAAATTCAAGTTGGCTTCATTGCAGTGGCTGCTCAAACACAGTCTTCCAAAATAACTAAAGCAATCATCAAATACTGTTACATAATACGGTATTAAATGTTCAgatattttgatgcatttgttAAAGCAGAGGTGTGCAGCTTTCATCTCTTCTTTTTTGCAGCTAATCCCTCTTTTTATTAAAGCCAGCCTCTACCAGAGGAGGAGTTCAGCTCCGGCTGCAGTGCTTAAATGACAGAGCAGGGAGACTCTACCTGCTTCTCTACAGGGCCACCGTAAAAAATGACAGGGACCCCAGGAGCCCCgtacatgtttccaggatttctgGATGTTTGTAGAATTTAAGAACCTTTCaggattataggatgtttcCATGATTGTGagactaggattttaggattttctcaggattttaaaatatttccagGATTATAGGACTTGAggatttctaagattttaggacatttctcagattatgtgacatttctcagattatgtgacatttctcagattttaggacgatgcttttagattttaggatgcttctggGTTTTTCGGACTTTTTGTCAATTTGAGAAAatctctaagattttaggacatttctaagattttaggctGGTCTCAGATTTCAGTACATATGTAGGAGAGTGTTTcgcagattttagaacatttcttggattttagcacattccTCGGATTATCTGACATGTCTCCTTTTTTACggcgtttctagaattttaggatgttttgcaGACTTTAGGATGCATCTGggattttctgactttttgtcGATTTTAGGAAatctctaggatttcaggacttttaaaagattttaggCTGTTCTCGGAATCAAGTACATTTATTGGATTCTGGAACATTTcgcagattttagaacattttgcgaattttaggacatttcatgctgttttatgcattctACCACCTTACTGTTAACTAGAACATAATTAGAACCTTCTTGGGGGGCCACCTGTCAATCTATTGCTTGATGTCTCAATGGGAGCCTGAACTACACAGcagaatatgaatatgaaatatatgAGAATGTGGTTGTGGATgaatggatagatggatggatggatgtgacGGCAGTACCTCGCCCTGTATGCGTTCGATCTGGACGTTCTGCGTGTCGATCTCGTTGCCCATGTCCAGGGCCATGCTCTTCAAATTCCCGATGATGCTGCCGACATGAGCCAAGTTCTCCTCCATCTCATCCTCTCGCGCATCGTTAGTCACCCTGACACAGAGcacaacaaagagagagagagtgtgtgtgtgtgtatgtatgtgtgtgtgtgtgtgtgtgttaatgtcgTGTGTTTGGCCAGCTGCCTGCATGACTTATGCCTGCTGGTATTACCTTACGTTACACAGCTGCTTCTCCTACAAGCCAATGTACAGTAACACACACTCTCTACCTCCGTATGTATCCTCCACTCATGATCATCTGCTCCCTTTCATCGACGACTCGAGATGACGGCGGCTGATTGGACACAACGCCATCCTGACCTCCGCCCCACACTGCCTTGTATGCCCCACTCTCCTCAAAGGCCTTCAGTCTGGCAGAGAGAATGACCTTATGAATATCTTGTTATGGAGTTCTCCCTGTTAAATGTGACGCACGCTGCACTCCATACTGCTCCTGCAGCTGCACcacatatttattgtttaatttgaatGGAGACAAATGGACAAATGTCCAACCAGTACAAATGTTTGTTATGTGATGCATGTATGGCAGCAGTGGTCAATTCAAACAGTAGAGATGACAAAGAGGTAAGATGATATCTAAACAGCACTAAATCCACACGGCAGCAGAGTAAGCAGGCAACAAAAGAAAGCTACAGCAATTAAAGAACAAAGAATGAAAACTaccagcccagtcaccagaaggaaatgttggcattgtacatttctgcaaacctcaAATACATGACGTGTATATTTCATATCAACATTTGTGGTCAGTGGTGTAGTAAATTTTCCCAGAGCATTTTTAAGCAattcattgctgtgttttccagCAGCACTTTGGGTGccaaatgtggttgtttttagcAACACAACGCTGCATTTCCAATTATTGTGTACTGAGATATTGCAGTATTTGCTGCTGTGatttgacacaaaaagcaattgTTGTTTACTGAAATATTGCAGTATACACTGATGTAATACTGCcacaaaagcactttttttaactgagtgttaaagtgttttgtgttgtgataATGCCACAAAGAACAATTGTTTTTTGGCAGAGattttgcagtattttctgctgtgatagtgccacaaaaagagtattttttttttaactgagataTTGCAGTATTCTCTGCAGTAATAGTGTCAGagaagcagttgttttttagtgaaatattgcagtgttttgtgCTGTGATAATAGTACAAtaaccagttgttttttactgggATATTGCAGCAATTTCTACCATGACAGTGCCACataaaggtttatttttaactgagaTTTTGCAGCCTTTTCTGCCTTGATGTTGccacaaaaagctgttttttactgcattattgcagtattttctgcagtggaagtgaaagtgcttgttttgtaCAGAGATATCATTGTGTTTCCTGCCAGCACAGTGCCATGACTTTGGatacttttttcttgcattatCATGGAATTTCCTGTCAAAATAGTACCACAAAAAGTGGGTATTTTACGCCAGATATCATCCTTCCTAACCATTTTTTGGCCTAAATCGAACCACAACTGAACCACAGAGTCGCTGAAATGTAaagaatgtaaatgtaaagtttttaaTGCATCCGCGAcgtaataatgtacaaatgtaacatatctgttctttgcagaaacatacaatgccaacatttcttctTGTGACTGGGTAGAAACTACACATTTATGCAAGTGTTTCTCAATGCACATGATCCAGTGCAATGTCAACTatctaatgaaaataaaatcaagcaaTATATGAGCGAGAAATGTCTTAATTCTTAATTCTGATATCTTCTGCAGGATCATGGTTTACTTACCTCACAATAAGTTGTACCAGtcaaaccacacacacgcacacacacagaacctcGTCTTCCTGTCAGCTCcattctctctctgctccattCTGTTTTCAGTCATTACAAATTATCATGGTGTCACTCGGCTCTCCAGGTGCCAGAACCACCTGATGCTGCAGCCTAATCTGGTCACCTGGGACTgagcgcgcgcgcgcacacgcacacgcacacacacacacacacacacacacacacacacacacacagaaacctgCACCTACTTATCACAGGAGCAGAGGCCACAGCACTTGCCCAGGTCAGTCAGGtttttctctgcctccttcATATCAGAGTTGATCTGAGCCAGACCCTCCTCTATGCGCTCCAACTGTTCTATTAGAGGagatggaagaggaggagggaagaggagtAAAAGGGAAGaaggcaggaggagagggagaaaggaggaACAAAGGAGGACATGGAGAAAAAGGGGGAAGAAAGACAAGGTGAAGTTGGAAAGAGGAAGGGGGTGAAAGTATAaaggggaggaagaggatgtgGCAGTAGAGGAGGGAGAGGTAAAGAAGATGATAGGAGAAAGGGAGATGAAATAGCAAGAAAAGAGGGAAGcgaaaagaagaggagaagggaATATGGACCAAatggaagaagaggaagaaaaggctaaacaaaatccacaaaaaaagggaggaaaattCGACTATTTTCTAAAAGTGTTAcagctgaactgaaaaccagccACCAGCGACTGACCACGAGATGCCCCAAagtaaaaaccacaaaaatccACTCCCAAATGATAAATAACATCACTCTGCACTAACAGGGGCCACACGGGGACCAGCTGATCTGCTGGCTGTCTGCACCCTGACCTTGGTGCACAGTTCCATCATGGTTTCTCCATGAGTTTGTGGTtgaattaaagttttttttaatgtcatttcctGGAGTAAAACTATGGAACAGCTTGAATTTGGAGTTGAGGCAACATTCAAACATGAACcagttcaaaaataaaaagtacaaaaacatgattttaacaAAGTACAGGGATGCagaatggctttaaaataattcactagaaggttatatatatataaaatgtttgtataaaaactatttaaccctttgaaacctgaccagCTTCTGTTGAGCTTCTTTctaaaacagcccaaaaacctactggaaaataagaaaaaaaaggaaaggaaaaaaagaattaaaaaacaaaacaacaaacaagaaaatgacctcaagaaagtgctacaaaattatatcaaatatataattataagaactttggttttctgaacatttttctctcaaacattttcagctaattttcagatcgaTTGTCACcttgtacatattttttgtagtgtgcaggacatttcttaccaagttgctcataacgtttttccagtgttttttggaggaaatcaaacaacatttttttttacatttttttttaaatgattccaaaggacatctgaatgcagcacaagagagcTGATGCTGATCCacgtgttaaagggttaaactcctCTGATGGAACTGGGCACCAGTGCAGGTTTCTTGGGCCCCCAGGTGCGGATTCTGGGCGCCACAACCTACTTCCTGAGTGGCCAGACACACAGACCGCAGCACTGGGCCATGTCTGTCAGGttcttctctgcctctctcatgTCCCTGTTGATGGAGTCCATGCCTTCCTCAATACGCTCCAGCTGCTCTGGTAGGGACAGCAGTTTATGGCGCTGCGTTTTATGGTTTTTgtaacaacagcagagacagacagtatgCAACAGATGGTTCCAACCCTAGACTGTCTGATTGGTTCAGACCTATATGTACAGAACATGCTGACAATACCCagtaaataaaaactcaaagctGAGAGTTCCACGTGCAGCTCTCAAACATGTCCTCAAACATCCATCGTTTTTAGCAACCCAGCACTGTTTTTCTTGAAGCTTTTTAGCCCtgaaaagtgggtgtttttaagCAAATGGTGGCTGTTTTCCAAAGTTTGTGGCCCCCAAATGTGTTAGGTTTTTAGTGAAacgtggcttttttttccagcagctttttagctcCCTAAtgtagcagttttttttatggacACCTatctgcttttccagcagctttttagccacaaaatatggaggttttttttatcaaccCATAACTGTTTATCCAGACATCTTTTAGCTCccaaatgtgcatgttttttgcaACCCAACAccatttttccagcagcttttttgcTCCCAAAACCTGGGTGTTTTGAAGCAACCCATAGCTGTTTTTTCTAGCAGGATTTTAGCCCCTAAATGTAGCAGCTATATTGAGGTTTTTAAGCAATGCACAGACGTTTTTCCAGCGGTACTTTAGCtcccaaatgtgtttttagcgATCTAACACTGTTTTTCAAGCACTGTTGTAGCACAACCTGgctgtttttaacaacattttagtACCCCAATGTGTGCTTTTTGCAACCCAACACAAGCAATGCATAGCTGTTTTTCCAACAGTATTTTAGCACCCAAATGTGTGGGATTTTTAGCAATCCGACACTGTTTTTCCAACGGCTTTTTAGCTCCTaaacattggtgttttttatCAACAGGTGTCTGTTTTTCCAACAGCATTTCAGCCCTGgaaagcctttttttcattcCGCTGTGTGTCCTGCAGGGATGGGGCAACAACACTAGGTGCTTTAAGCcagaacatgattttttctaACCTTAACCACATGCCATACCTAACCACACGTttaccacagtgttgttgaaaagtGTCAACATATCAGCTACATAATAGCATACAAATATtctgtatctgtggtttgcagaaatgtacaatgccaacattttgtcTGGCGATTGGGTTGTGAGAAGCTAACTCGTCCATCTGTGGCAGAAATTAATTTGCTTATTTACCATTGTATGATGGTACAGCATATTAACTATCCATGTCAATCCTTGTTGAACCTCtactgaacacagaaaatgtgtACAGCTGGACAGTCCTGCAGTGTGTCCTGCTTCCTGTGATTTTGTCCTCAACTGGGTTACACATGATGACACTGAATGGTTGAGCTCACAGAGGTGAAAGTCATACTGATCTCTTAATTTATGTCTCAGTAAGTCCAGGGGCAGATATcctaaaatatcctaaaatattTAAGCAATGCCACAATACCAATTCTTCTGGAAACAGACCTTTGTATTTTACAGCTCAGAGGACATTGAACAAAAgtagaatttaaataaaaaagagctgATTACCTCCTTGTTCATCCAGCATAACCACAGCTCTGATCCCAGCATCTTTactctgcagagagaaaaacaaaaaccacatgACTACAGAATACACATTTGCTGCACACAGGCAATATATGATTGCCATGGGGTgaaaattaacttaacttaaaaaaaaagaggtaataCATTTATATGCAGCTTACCAagcttttttcaggtaa
The DNA window shown above is from Plectropomus leopardus isolate mb chromosome 5, YSFRI_Pleo_2.0, whole genome shotgun sequence and carries:
- the zgc:101731 gene encoding SNARE_SNAP25N and SNARE_SNAP23C domain-containing protein; this translates as MASDQPILTEQQELQRRANHVTDESLESTRRMMQLVEESKDAGIRAVVMLDEQGEQLERIEEGLAQINSDMKEAEKNLTDLGKCCGLCSCDKLKAFEESGAYKAVWGGGQDGVVSNQPPSSRVVDEREQMIMSGGYIRRVTNDAREDEMEENLAHVGSIIGNLKSMALDMGNEIDTQNVQIERIQGEAILNVSRIDAANQKANNLMKR